The following coding sequences are from one Lycium ferocissimum isolate CSIRO_LF1 chromosome 3, AGI_CSIRO_Lferr_CH_V1, whole genome shotgun sequence window:
- the LOC132050790 gene encoding uncharacterized protein LOC132050790 yields the protein MTQAHEWHRVDEDVSEGVPEGGRADRGGRAGRGGRAGGGLVDEPDDMSRQAPSATDTPSSSRPSTSQRPGYTPEMFPHYDPWSSFPQVPVGDLHMGGGDEDLDIIFDDYFLRSTAGPSAPSASPAPRAAQEPSHMPSQESADTQVNSSAPVDPSPPVQIDPSPPPATALGSAQETFEEPAKEPSDQPSQEAIDTQVNSSAPVVQSPPIESSPEASTGATQVETAAVSHRKHIFTKGLKKGRKDDHGIDHLVIKRRREGPDDSEGGGVGPRG from the exons ATGACACAGGCACATGAGTGGCATCGTGTCGATGAGGATGTATCAGAGGGTGTTCCTGAGGGTGGTAGGGCTGATAGAGGTGGGCGGGCTGGCAGAGGTGGTCGGGCTGGCGGAGGTCTAGTAGATGAGCCTGACGATATGTCCCGTCAGGCTCCGTCGGCTACAGATACCCCTTCTTCTTCCAGGCCGTCGACTTCACAGAGACCTGGATATACGCCAGAGATGTTCCCACATTATGATCCTTGGTCATCATTTCCGCAGGTGCCAGTTGGTGATCTACATATGGGAGGCGGAGATGAGGACTTGGATATTATTTTCGATGACTACTTTCTCCGTTCTACAGCCGGGCCTTCGGCACCATCTGCATCTCCGGCTCCGCGGGCCGCTCAGGAGCCGTCTCACATGCCATCTCAGGAGTCCGCCGACACACag GTTAATTCTTCTGCGCCTGTGGACCCATCTCCGCCTGTCCAGATTGACCCGTCTCCACCTCCAGCTACAGCTCTGGGTAGCGCTCAGGAGACATTTGAGGAGCCAGCTAAGGAGCCCTCTGACCAGCCATCTCAGGAGGCCATTGATACACAG gttaATTCTTCTGCTCCTGTGGTCCAGTCTCCTCCGATTGAGTCATCTCCTGAGGCATCTACAGGGGCTACTCAGGTGGAGACCGCCGCCGTCTCCCACAGGAAGCATATTTTCACCAAGGGCCtgaagaagggaagaaaggaTGATCATGGCATAGATCATCTTGTCATTAAGAGGAGGAGAGAGGGTCCTGATGATAGtgagggtggtggggttggCCCTAGGGGTTAG